In Methylobacterium aquaticum, the following are encoded in one genomic region:
- a CDS encoding PAS domain-containing protein encodes MADTTSTSSDWIETYIPPEDRPALRAEIARAIDTKTSYSLEHRVYLADGSVGWASSRAVPVLDEHGRITEWYGAATNITERKAAEVASRDLTLSLGRQVADRTAELRLYGDIIQSSADPICAFDTEFRLIAFNQAHSDEFHRIFGHRVRIGEVFPNLFPPDQAPVMRGFMARALKGESYTVTEEFGDPDLAKPAWEVSYSPLRDGEGRVIGAFHFARDISDRLRAETELAATQEALRQSQKMEAVGQLTGGLAHDFNNLLAGISGSLELMQTRLAQGRFSDVERYMAAAQGAAKRAAALTHRLLAFSRRQTLDPRPTDVDRLARGMQELIQRSVGPGIALAVVEAPDAWPALVDPSQLENALLNLCLNARDAMPDGGRITVEITNRTIDAPTARRHDMPVGEYVRLRVTDTGTGMSPEVIARVFEPFYTTKPIGEGTGLGLSMIYGFAQQSGGQVRIASRVGEGTAVSLYLPRHAGPVPGEDETGATTPLPRSEGGETVLVVDDEPTVRMLVTDILEDLGYTAIEAGDSAAGLAVLRSDVRIDLLVSDIGLPGGMNGRQMAEAARETRPDLKVLLITGYAETAILGSGTLSPGMAVLTKPFSIETMAARIRSIIEAGRERERRL; translated from the coding sequence ATGGCCGACACGACCTCGACCAGCAGCGACTGGATCGAGACCTACATCCCGCCGGAGGACCGCCCGGCGCTCAGGGCCGAGATCGCGCGCGCCATCGACACCAAGACCTCCTACAGCCTCGAGCACCGGGTCTACCTCGCCGACGGCTCGGTCGGCTGGGCCTCGTCCCGGGCGGTGCCGGTGCTCGACGAGCACGGCCGGATCACCGAATGGTACGGCGCCGCCACGAACATCACCGAGCGCAAGGCCGCCGAGGTCGCCTCGCGCGATCTCACCCTGTCGCTCGGCCGGCAGGTCGCCGACCGCACGGCGGAGCTGCGCCTCTACGGCGACATCATCCAGTCGAGCGCCGACCCGATCTGCGCCTTCGACACCGAGTTCCGGCTGATCGCCTTCAACCAGGCCCATAGCGACGAATTCCACCGGATCTTCGGCCACCGGGTGCGGATCGGCGAGGTGTTTCCCAACCTCTTCCCGCCGGACCAGGCCCCGGTGATGCGCGGCTTCATGGCCCGGGCGCTCAAAGGCGAATCCTATACGGTCACGGAGGAATTCGGCGACCCGGACCTGGCGAAGCCGGCCTGGGAGGTGTCCTACTCGCCCTTGCGCGACGGCGAGGGCCGGGTGATCGGCGCGTTCCATTTCGCCAGGGACATCTCCGACCGGCTGCGGGCCGAGACCGAGCTGGCGGCGACCCAGGAGGCGTTGCGCCAGTCGCAGAAGATGGAGGCGGTGGGCCAGCTCACCGGGGGACTGGCCCACGACTTCAACAACCTGCTCGCCGGCATCTCGGGCTCGCTGGAACTGATGCAGACGCGCCTCGCCCAGGGCCGCTTCAGCGACGTGGAGCGCTACATGGCGGCGGCGCAAGGCGCCGCGAAGCGCGCCGCGGCACTGACCCACCGGCTGCTCGCCTTCTCGCGCCGCCAGACCCTCGACCCGCGCCCCACCGACGTCGACCGGCTGGCGCGGGGGATGCAGGAGCTGATCCAGCGCAGCGTCGGGCCCGGCATCGCCCTCGCGGTGGTCGAGGCGCCCGACGCCTGGCCGGCCCTGGTCGACCCGTCCCAGCTCGAGAACGCGCTCCTCAATCTCTGCCTCAACGCCCGCGACGCGATGCCCGACGGCGGGCGCATCACCGTCGAGATCACCAACCGGACGATCGACGCCCCCACCGCCCGCCGGCACGACATGCCCGTGGGCGAATACGTGCGCCTGCGCGTGACCGATACCGGGACCGGGATGAGCCCGGAGGTGATCGCCCGGGTGTTCGAGCCGTTCTACACCACCAAGCCGATCGGCGAGGGAACGGGCCTGGGCCTGTCGATGATCTACGGTTTCGCCCAGCAATCCGGCGGGCAGGTGCGCATCGCCTCCCGGGTCGGCGAGGGCACCGCCGTCAGCCTCTACCTGCCGCGCCATGCCGGCCCGGTGCCGGGCGAGGACGAGACCGGGGCGACCACGCCGTTGCCCCGCTCCGAGGGCGGCGAGACCGTGCTGGTGGTCGACGACGAGCCGACCGTGCGGATGCTCGTCACCGACATCCTGGAGGACCTCGGCTACACGGCGATCGAGGCCGGCGACAGCGCGGCCGGCCTCGCGGTGCTGCGCTCCGACGTGCGGATCGACCTTCTGGTCAGCGATATCGGCCTGCCCGGCGGCATGAACGGCCGCCAGATGGCCGAGGCGGCCCGGGAGACCCGGCCCGACCTCAAGGTGCTGCTGATCACCGGCTACGCCGAGACCGCCATCCTCGGCAGCGGGACCTTGAGCCCCGGCATGGCGGTGCTGACCAAGCCGTTCTCGATCGAGACGATGGCCGCCCGGATCCGCTCGATCATCGAGGCCGGGCGGGAGCGGGAGCGGCGTCTCTGA
- a CDS encoding calcium-binding protein — protein sequence MSSVVIGTGSGFNTAGFFVSDLGQTTGKQFIGQTGQTGTLLAGQSQTQFSAFEFQSNGLTYRYIGNWQVDFNNGILTGTVSASGSYSRIEVYSGNQVLAAADIQPRSVNFGTASGGGVLGLVAGLAIGVVELLVGAAPQNQAVANLTLDATPGLNTAIFADGVTVAGNAGPDTIVGSAAQDVISGGDGNDTIFSNTATPNETGHDVVYAGLGNDNVYYVPSTTGSTFVLGGGNDSIAASSGNDVIYGDQDGELATDGADYIRGGLGNDLIFAGGGNDLIQGGLGEGSDTVFGGSGDDTIAYNTAEAAQVLNGGAGNDLIVGGSAGDVISGDDGNDVIFGQGGNDTISGGAGSNNIDGGDGNDTIVAGAGTGGFSYAVGGAGDDVLSAGANQGAGLYGGTGNDTLVGGDRPTT from the coding sequence ATGTCGTCCGTTGTCATCGGCACCGGTTCAGGATTCAACACGGCCGGCTTCTTCGTGAGCGATCTGGGGCAAACGACCGGAAAGCAATTCATCGGTCAGACGGGCCAGACCGGCACCCTCCTCGCCGGGCAATCGCAGACCCAGTTCTCGGCCTTCGAGTTTCAGTCCAACGGGCTGACCTATCGCTACATCGGCAACTGGCAGGTCGACTTCAACAACGGGATCCTGACCGGCACGGTGAGCGCCAGCGGCTCGTATAGCCGGATCGAGGTGTATAGTGGAAACCAGGTTCTGGCCGCGGCGGACATCCAGCCGCGCAGCGTGAACTTCGGAACCGCCTCCGGCGGAGGGGTCCTCGGCTTGGTGGCCGGGCTCGCCATCGGTGTCGTCGAACTGCTGGTCGGCGCGGCCCCGCAGAACCAGGCCGTGGCGAACCTGACCCTGGACGCGACGCCGGGTCTCAACACCGCGATCTTCGCGGACGGCGTGACGGTGGCCGGCAATGCCGGCCCCGACACGATCGTGGGTTCGGCGGCGCAGGATGTGATCTCGGGCGGCGACGGCAACGACACCATCTTCAGCAACACCGCGACTCCGAACGAGACCGGGCACGACGTCGTCTATGCCGGCCTCGGCAACGACAACGTCTACTACGTGCCGAGCACGACCGGCTCCACCTTCGTCCTCGGCGGCGGCAACGACAGCATCGCGGCCAGTTCCGGCAACGACGTGATTTACGGCGACCAGGACGGCGAGCTGGCCACCGACGGGGCGGACTACATCCGCGGCGGACTCGGCAACGACCTCATCTTCGCCGGCGGCGGCAACGACCTGATCCAAGGCGGCCTCGGCGAGGGATCGGACACCGTCTTCGGCGGAAGCGGCGACGACACCATCGCCTACAACACGGCCGAGGCCGCACAGGTCCTGAACGGCGGCGCGGGCAACGACCTGATCGTCGGCGGCTCGGCCGGCGACGTGATCTCCGGCGACGACGGGAACGACGTCATCTTCGGCCAGGGCGGCAACGACACCATTTCCGGCGGCGCCGGCAGCAACAACATCGACGGCGGCGACGGCAACGACACCATCGTCGCCGGTGCCGGCACGGGCGGCTTCTCCTACGCGGTGGGTGGTGCCGGCGACGACGTCCTGTCGGCGGGTGCGAACCAGGGTGCCGGGCTGTACGGTGGCACGGGCAACGACACCCTCGTCGGCGGGGACAGGCCGACAACCTGA
- a CDS encoding PAS domain-containing protein yields the protein MDRNPALDRLKKNFLDRGYLGGDVGAWEWDIVNDQMWSDSYVHEMLWASAEQRKGSGTLAEFATCIHPEDREAVIARMKSNASQGAAFIAEFRVCSAKGNVRWVLARGRYDLDEAGRPLHGRGILLDITGAHLSETSYDQRIEALQACHPLECAADHCISMRQVIAEANQPFLLKLADMVLLELGRCLASLARKERSSRLN from the coding sequence GTGGATCGCAATCCTGCGCTTGACAGACTCAAGAAAAATTTCCTGGATCGTGGATATTTAGGCGGAGATGTTGGTGCCTGGGAATGGGATATCGTGAACGACCAGATGTGGTCGGACAGTTATGTACATGAGATGCTCTGGGCAAGTGCCGAGCAGCGCAAGGGCAGCGGCACGCTGGCCGAGTTCGCCACCTGCATCCATCCTGAAGACCGCGAAGCCGTCATCGCACGCATGAAATCGAACGCGTCGCAGGGCGCTGCATTCATCGCCGAATTTCGCGTCTGCTCGGCTAAAGGCAACGTGCGCTGGGTGCTCGCCCGCGGGCGCTACGACTTGGACGAGGCCGGTCGGCCCCTGCACGGGCGAGGCATTCTTCTCGACATTACAGGCGCGCACCTCAGCGAGACATCGTATGATCAGCGGATCGAGGCGCTGCAGGCCTGTCATCCGCTGGAATGCGCTGCCGACCATTGCATATCGATGCGACAGGTGATCGCCGAGGCAAATCAGCCTTTCCTCCTGAAGCTCGCCGACATGGTTCTGCTCGAGCTTGGCCGCTGTCTCGCCAGCCTTGCTCGGAAAGAACGCAGCAGCAGGCTGAACTGA